The following is a genomic window from Streptomyces chrestomyceticus JCM 4735.
ACCGCGCCTGTGCGGCGGCGCTGGGCAACTGGGCGGAGCGGCGGCGGCCGGCCGGACTCGATCCGATCGCCGCCACCGCCACCCCTGCTCCTGCCTCCACCCCCACTCCTCCATTCAAGACATAAGGGGCGATAAGCGCCATTAAACGGAAGGGAGCGGCGTTGCGGGGCCAAAGGGCCGTAGGGTCGGGGAGCTTGATCCACCGTCCTACGACCCTAGGAGCCCCGTGATCCGCCGGCCTCTCCGCTCCTGCGGTGCGACCGCCGCGCTCTCCGTCGCCCTGCTGCTGTCCTCCTGCACGAGCGCGACGCGGCTGGACGGCACGCAGGGCGCGGGCAGTGTGCACGACCCGCTCTTCCCCGCCCTCGGCAACGGCGGGTACCAGGTCGGGCACTACGGTCTCGCCCTCGACTACGACGTACGCGGCGGCACGCTGGACGCCACCGCCGACATCAGCGCCACCGCGCAGGCCGACCTCGCCTCCTTCCAACTGGACCTCCAGGGGATGAAGGTGCACGGCGTGCGGGTGGACGGCGAGAGCGCCGAGTTCTCCCGCAAGGGCCACAAGCTGACGGTCCGCCCGCCCGCGACGGTCAAGAAGGGCGCCACGTTCCGTACGACGGTCGAGTACGACGGCGCGCCCGAGGAGATGACGGACGCGGACGGCTCGACCGAGGGCTGGGTCCGTACGGAGGACGGGGCGTTCGTCGCGGGGCAGCCGGCCGGGTCCATGACGTGGTTCCCCGGCAACAACCACCCGGGCGACAAGGCCGCGTACGACTTCAAGATCACCGTGCCGGACGGGTACACCGCCGTCGCCAACGGCGAGCTGCGCGGCCGGAAGAGCGCCGAGGGCCGGACCACCTTCGAGTGGCACAGCGCCGAGCCGATGGCCTCCTACCTCGCCACCGCGACGATCGGGAAGTTCACCGTCGCGGAGTCCCGCACGAAGAGCGGACTGCCCGTCTACACGGCCGTGGACCCGGCGGAGGCCAAGGAGAGCGCCGGGCCGCTGGGCAAGCTGGACGAGATCCTCGACTGGTCGGTGAAACGGTTCGGCCCGTATCCGTTCTCCTCCGCCGGGGCGATCGTGGACCACACGCCCGAGCGGGTCGACTGGGGCGCGCTGGAGACCCAGACCAAGCCGGTCTACGCCGGGGCGCCGGACGAGGGAACGGTCGTGCACGAGACCGCGCACCAGTGGTTCGGCGACTCGGTGACGCCGAAGACGTGGAAGGACATCTGGCTCAACGAGGGATTCGCGCAGTACGCCGAGTGGCTGTGGGAGGAGGACAAGGGCGGCCGTACCGCGCAGCAGCAGTTCGACGAGCTGTACAAGACCGCCGAGGACGACGAGGACGACGAGAACATCTGGGCCTTCCCGCCCGGCGACCCGGGCACCGCGGAGAACGTGACCGGCCAGCCCGTCTACAAGCGCGGCGCCATGGTCCTCCAGCAACTCCGGAAGGCCGTCGGCGACCAGGACTTCTTCGCGATCCTCAAGGACTGGCCCGCCGAACACCGCCACGGCAACGCCGACACCCAGCAGTTCATCGACTTCTGCCAGGACCGTACGAAGGTCGATCTGACCGACCTGTTCGACGACTGGCTGTACGGGGACGGGAAGCCGGACTGGGAGTACTGAGGGAGGGGCGGCCCGGTCGGCATCACCTCACCGCCCCACCGCCTCATTACCTCGGAAGTAATCGACGGTGGCCGGGGCGGCCCGCATCATCATCGGCATGACCAGCACTGATGCCCACGTCGCCACCGTCGCCACCGCCGAAGCCCCTGACGCCTCCGAAGCTCCTGACACCGCCGGAGCCCTTGACACCGCCGCAGTCGTCGACACCTATCTCGCCACGGTCGCGGACCCTGCGGCCACTCCCGAGCGCATCGCCGCGCACTACGGGGAGCGGGTCGACTGGATGTGTGCCGACAACCCGGCGGTGCCGTGGCTGCGGCCGCGCGCGACGCGGGACGACGTCGCGGCGCACTGGCGCGAGCTGCGCAAGCACACCGTCGCGGGCGCGGGCGGCGCGTCGGTCGACGCGCTGGTGATCTCGGGGCCGGAGGCCGTGCTGACCGGGCAGCTCTGGGGGACGGTGCGGGCCACCGGCAAGTCCTTCCGGTCGCCGTTCGCACTGCGGTTCACCGTCGAGGGCGGCGAGATCGTACGGCACCACGTCTACGAAGACAGCCTGGCGATCGCCGCGGCCTGCACGCCCGGGGAGTGAGGCGGTCGCGGTCGCGGCCCCGGACGTGAATCGCCGGGCGGTCGTTACCCGCGCTTCTTCTTCGCCTTCGGCGCCTTCTTCGCCGCCGGGTTGCCCGTGCGGGCGTTCCGGCGGCGTTCGTAGCGTTCGCGTTCCGCCTCGTACTCGGCGCGCCGTACCCCTTCCCCCGGTGCCTCGACGAGGCTGCGGCAGAAGTAGGCGAGCAGCGAGCCGATGAAACCGATGAGCAGCAGGCTCTGTGCGGAGCGGTCGGCCGGGCGGTCGGGGGCCGGGTCGGTGGCGGGGCGGGTCAGGCGTTCCCAGGTGCGGCGGAAGGCGACCGCGCTGCAGATCGCGAAGCAGGCCACGATCAGGACGTTGAGGAGCGAGCCGACCTGGGCGATCTCCAGGCCCTGGAAGGCGAAGCGCAGCACCACCGCGCCGGCCGCGGCGAGCGCCAGGGAGCCGATCGCGACGCCGGCCCGGCGCAGGCCGTAGCCACCGTCGTGGTGCACCCAGGTCGTCCCGAAGAAGCGGATCTCGGCCGGCTCGGGGCCGGGCCGGTCCGGGGCGGGCCGTGTCTCGTCGCTCATGGGGTCGATTATCCCCGGCGGGCCGGGTGCGGAGCGGCGATAGCATCCGCCTGTACATGCCAATCGGGGGAAGGTGCGGGATGCGCGGGCGATACGGGCGACGGGGCGCGGCGAGGCATCGGGTCACGGTGATCGGGGCGCTGCCCCTGCTGGTGGTCGCCGTCGCGGGGTGTGGTGGCGCGGCGCCAGGGCCCTCGGGCGGCAGTACCGCGACCGCCGGCGGCCACCCCGCAGCCACCGGGAGCCCGACAACCACCGGCACTCCCGCAGCCACCGGGACGCCCGCGGCACCGCGTCCCCTCACCGGAGCGCAGACGGCCCGGGCGATGCTCTCGACCATCGACCTGCCGGTGGGCTGGTCGGTGGCGAAGGAGGACCTGTCACCCGCGGTGGAGAAGGACGACCACGGCGTGCAGGACCTGAAGGGGGACGCGGCGTGCGACCGGGTGGTCGCCGACTCGTTCCGCGCCGTCCGGCCGAGCGCCGTCGTCAGCCGGACGATGGAGAACGGCATGGCCCGGCCCTCCCTGATGTTCGAGGTCAGGACGTACCCGGACGTACGGGGCGCCGGGCAGCAGCTCGAACAGGTCAGGCAGTTGCGGCGGGCGTGCGCGACGGCGACGGCGGGCCCGTACGCGGTGAGCTACGGGGTGCTGAGCGCGCCGCGGCGCGGAGACGAGTCGGTGGGCGTGCGCCTGCGGGTGGGCGGCAACCGGTTCGACGAGATCGTGATCCGGGTCGGCACCGGCGTCACCGTCGTCACGTTCCCCGGGGTCACCGGTGACGACGGCGGGCTGGTGGAGTCGGTCACCGCCCAGGCGACGGAGAAGCTTCGGCAGGCCGCCGGGTGAGACGCGGTACCGGCCCCGTACGGCCCGTTCAGTTCGCGCAGCGCGGTGCCACGAAACCGTCGCTGCCGGTGCGGACGTAGGTGTCCGAGACATACTGGCCGGGGGCGATGCAGTCCCAGATGTCGTTGGTGCCGTACGGGCCGCTGACCCGCTCGCCGTTGCGCTGGCAGCGGATGGCGACCCGCGCCCCGTACGGGAGCTGCCGTACGAGAGAGCTGCGGCTGCTGGGGCCGCTGCGGACGTTGAGGCGGTAGCCCGGCGCGACCGGGTAGGTGGCCGCGGTCGCCGCCATCGCCTGGACGGCGATGCCCTCGGCCTCGGTGACGGCCTCCGCCTCCGCGACCACCGCGGCCCCGTCCGGGACGGTGCTCGCGGACGGGTCTGCCGTGGTGCTCGCGGCGGTGCCGGCGGTGTTCTCCGGTGTGCTGGTCATGCGGACTCCCCCGTTGGACGGTCTTCGTGTGGACGAACGGTCCGGCCGGCCCGTACGCGGGTCACGGCGGCGCCGGTTCACCGCGCACGCTAGCAAGCCTCACCTGGCCCGTACGCACCATCGACTAGGCTCCGTGCGTCGCGACCGCGGCCCATGGACACGGGGGTGGGGAGATGCCGCCGCTGCGCGGTTCCGGAGCGGACCCGGAAGCGGAACGTCCGCTGTACGCGGGCCGGTACCGCCTGGACGCACGCCTGGGCGCGGGCGGGATGGGTGTGGTGCACCTGGCGCGGTCGTCGTCGGGGCTGCGCCTGGCGGTGAAGGTGGTGCACGCCGAGTTCGCCCAGGACCCCGAGTTCCGCGGCAGGTTCCGGCAGGAGGTGGCGGCGGCGCGGCGGGTGAGCGGCGCGTTCACCGCGCCGGTCGTGGACGCCGACCCGGACGCCGACCGGCCCTGGATGGCCACCCTCTACATTCCCGGGCCGACCCTCGGCGACCAGGTCAAACGCACCGGTCCGCTCGCTCCCGACGAGGTCCGCAGGCTGGCCGCGGGGCTGGCCGAGGCGCTGCGCGACATCCACCGGGCGGGCGTGGTGCACCGCGACCTCAAGCCCGGCAACGTGCTGCTCGCCGCCGACGGGCCCAAGGTCATCGACTTCGGTATCTCGCGTCCGTCGGACAGCGAGATGCGGACCGAGACCGGCAAGCTGATCGGTACGCCGCCGTTCATGGCGCCCGAGCAGTTCCAGCGACCGCGCGAGGTGGGGCCGGCGGCGGACGTGTTCGCGCTGGGGTCGGTGCTGGTGCACGCGGCGACCGGGCGGGGGCCGTTCGACTCGGAGAGCCCGTACATCGTCGCGTACCAGGTGGTGCACGACGAGGCGGATCTGACGGGTGTTCCGGAGGACCTGGCGCCGCTGATCCGTACGTGTCTGGCGAAGCGGCCGTCCGACCGGCCGACTCCGGACGTGCTGATGCGGATGCTGCACACCGAGGGGCCCGTGGAGGTTCACGGCGGCGTGCCGGCGGGCGGGTCCGTTCCCGAGGAGGCGCGGGTTCCGGCGCAGCGGCAGCCCGCGCGCGTCGTCTCCGCGCCGGCCGGGGCCGGAGCGGGCGCTGATGCCCGGGCCGCTGACGCCGCGGCGGACACGCACGTACGGGCCCGTCGGACGGAAGCCGAACCGGTGGCGGGAGCGGCAGCCGGAGCGGGTCCGGAAGCGGAACCGGAACCGGAAGCTGGGCGGCGCGCGGAGGGCAAGGCGACGCATTCCGCCAAGTCCCCGAAGGGGAACGCCACTCCCCCGGAATCCACCCCCGCCCCGCGCCGCCGCCGCTGGGCCGCCTGGGCCGCCGTGGCCGCCGTGCTCACCGGGGCGGGCGTCTTCGCGGGCGTACGGTTCCTGGGCGCCGAGGACCCGCCGGCCCTGCAGACGCACACCGCCGGCAGCACCGCCGACAGCGCCGCCCCGGCCTTCCGCCCGTGGCACACCCAGCTCGTGCGGCGGCCCGCCGGCCACCCGGCCGAGATGCCGTTCTGTGCGTACGGCGCTTCCGCGCTGTTCTGCGTCGAGCGGGGGCTGAAGGCCGCGCGGGTGGACGGGGAGCACGGCGCGGTGACGTGGCGGCGGCCGGGCGGGCCGGTCCGCAAGAGCGACATTCCGCCCGGTGCGCCGGTGTTCTCGGGCGGGCTGCTCTACGTACGGTCGCCGGACGGCAAGCGGCTGGAGGCGCTGGACCCGTCGGCCGCGGGGCAGGGCGCGGTGCGCTGGAGCAAGGATCTGAGCGGGTACGACGCCGAGGTCCGCTTCGTGGGCGAGACGATTCTGCTGACCGCGCCGGACGGCATGATCACCGCCCTGGACAGCGCCACCCACCGGGAGCGCTGGCACCACCGGTTCCCGGCCCAGCCGCTGGGCCAGTTCACCGCGTACGGGGACGGCCGTACGGCGTACGCGGCGACCGTCTCGGCCGACGGCACCTCCACCGTCGTCACCGCGATCGACCCGCTGCACGGCTCCCTGCGCTGGGAACGCCGGCTGCCCGGCTCGCTCACCCCGGCCGGTACGGGCGCGTCCGGCTCGCTCTACCTGACCGCCGCCGACCCGCTGCTCGTCACCCGTACGTCGGCCGTCGTCCGCTACGACCCGGCGACCCACCGGGTGCGGCGCCTCCCGCTGGACGCGCCGGTCGACGACGCGGCGGGCGTGGTGCGCGGCGAGACGGTGTATGTGCTCGCCACCACCGGCGGCACACTCCAGGCCGTCGGTGACCGGCGGTGGAGCGTGGAGACCTCGGTGAGCCGGGGGTCGGAGCCGGTGCTCGACCCGAAGGACGAGCGGCTGTACTTCACCGGTGCCGACGGCCGGCTGCTGGCCGTGGACACCCGGCGCGGCGCGCTGCTCGGCCAGACGCCGCCCCGGCTGGCCACCGGCCGCAGCGGCTACCTGGAGAAGCTGCCCGCGCCGCTGCCGGACCCGAGGGGCGGCCGGATCTACGCGGCGGCCCCGGACGGCTCGGTGTTCGCCGCGAACGCGGAGAACCCCGCCCGCTGGTGAGGCGGGCGGGGCCCTCAGGAGGCGTTACGGGGGCTCAGCCCAGCTTCGTCACGTCCCGCACCGCGCCCTTGTCGGCGCTGGTGGCCATCGCCGCGTACGCGCGGAGGGCCTGCGAGACCTTGCGCTCGCGCTTCTTCGGCGCGTACACGCCGCCCAGCGCCTCCCGGCGGGCCGTCAGCTCGGCTTCCGGCACCAGGAGTTCGATGGTGCGGTTCGGGATGTCGATACGGATGCGGTCGCCGTCCTCGACCAGGGCGATGGTGCCGCCGGAGGCCGCCTCGGGCGAGGCGTGGCCGATGGACAGGCCGGAGGTGCCGCCGGAGAAGCGGCCGTCGGTGACCAGCGCGCACGCCTTGCCCAGGCCGCGGCCCTTGAGGAAGGACGTCGGGTAGAGCATCTCCTGCATGCCGGGGCCGCCCTTGGGGCCCTCGTAGCGGATGACGACGACGTCGCCCTCCTTGACCTGCTTGCCGAGGATCTTCTCGACGGCCTCTTCCTGGGACTCGCAGACCACGGCCGGGCCTTCGAACGTCCAGATCGACTCGTCGACGCCGGCGGTCTTCACGACGCAGCCGTCCTCGGCGAGGTTGCCCTTGAGGACCGCCAGGCCGCCGTCGGCGGAGTAGGCGTGGGCGAAGTCGCGGATGCAGCCGCCCGCGGCGTCCGTGTCGAGGGTGTCCCAGCGCTCGGACTGGGAGAAGGCGGTGGCGGAGCGCTTGCAGCCGGGGGCCGCGTGCCACAGCTCGACGGCCTCCGGGGACGGCGAACCCCCGCGCACGTCCCAGGTCTTGAGCCAGTCGGCCATCGAGGAGCTGTGCACGGTGTGCACGTCCTCGTTGAGCAGCCCGGCCCGGTACAGCTCGCCCAGGATGGCGGGGATGCCGCCGGCCCGGTGCACGTCCTCCATGTAGTACGTGCCGCCGGGGGCGACGTTCGGCGCGACCTTGGCCAGGCAGGGCACCCGGCGCGAGACGGCGTTGATGTCCTCCAGGTCGTAGTCGAGTCCGGCTTCCTGGGCGGCGGCCAGCAGGTGCAGGATCGTGTTGGTGGAGCCGCCCATGGCGATGTCCAGGGCCATGGCGTTCTCGAAGGAGGCGCGGGAGCCGACGCTGCGCGGCAGGACGGTCGCGTCGTCCTGGTCGTAGTACCGCTTGGTGATCTCCACGACCGTACGGCCGGCGTTCTCGTACAGCGCCTTGCGGGCGGTGTGGGTGGCCAGCACCGAGCCGTTGCCGGGCAGCGACAGGCCGATGGCCTCGGTCAGGCAGTTCATCGAGTTGGCGGTGAACATGCCGGAACAGGAGCCGCAGGTCGGGCAGGCGTTGTCCTCGATACGGAGGATGTCCTCGTCCGAGACGTTCTCGTCGACCGCGTCGGAGATCGCGTTGATCAGGTCCAGCTTGCGGACCGTGCCGTCGACGAGGGTGGCGCGGCCGGCCTCCATGGGCCCGCCGGAGACGAAGACGGTGGGGATGTTCAGCCGCATCGCGGCCATCAGCATGCCCGGGGTGATCTTGTCGCAGTTGGAGATGCAGATCAGCGCGTCCGCGCAGTGCGCCTCGACCATGTACTCGACGGAGTCGGCGATCAGGTCGCGGGACGGCAGGGAGTACAGCATCCCGCCGTGGCCCATGGCGATGCCGTCGTCCACCGCGATGGTGTTGAACTCGCGGGCGATGCCGCCGGCCTCCTTGATCGCCTCGCTGACGATCCGGCCGACCGGCTGGAGGTGGGTGTGGCCCGGCACGAACTCGGTGAAGCTGTTGGCCACGGCGATCACGGGCTTGCCGAAGTCCTCGCGCGCTACGCCCGACGCCTGCATGAGCGCGCGGGCGCCGGCCATGTTGCGGCCATGGGTGACGGTGCGGGACCTCAGCTCGGGCACGTGGATCCACTCCCTCGGGTGTGTGTACATCTCCCGTACGCCCGGTGCGCGTACGGACGTGAATCAGTCGAGCCTACGCCCCGGCTCCAAGATCTGGACAGCTTCTCCGGCATGTGAGACGGGCGACCGCTGGGCGGACACCGGCCGCGGGCGCGTCCGCCCCGGTCAGGGCCCGGTCAGGTGCTGCTGCACCACCGGCGCGACCCGGGCGACGATCTGCTCCGGGTCCGCCGACGCCAGCGGCTCCAGCTTGATCACGTACCGCAGCAGGGCCGTACCGACCAGTTGCGCCGCCGCCAGCTCGGCCCGCAGGTCCGCGTCCGGGACGGCCAGCTCGCCGGCGATCCGGCGCAGCAACTGGCGGGCGACGAGCTTGCGGAACACCGCGGCGGCGACGTCGTTGGTGAGGGCGCTGCGCACGATCGCCAGCAGGGGCTCGCGGGTGACCGGGTTCTCCCAGACGCCGAAGACGAAGCGGGTCAGCCGCTCGCCCACCCCGTCCAGGCCGCCTTCGAGGACGGCCTCGGGAGCGTTCAGGGCGGGCGCGAAGGACATCTCCACGGCCGCCGCGAAGACCTGCTCCTTGGTGCCGTAGTAGTGGTGGACCAGGGCCGGGTCCACGGCCGCCGCCTTGGCGATGCCGCGGACCGAGGTCTTCTCGTACCCGCGGGCGGCGAACTCGGCGCGGGCCGCGGCCAGGATGCGCTCGCGGGCGCCGGGCCCGTCCTCGGCGTCCGTACGGGACGGGCGGCCGCGCCTGCGGGCCGGGGCCGTACCCCCGGTACCGGCGTCGGCACCGGTACCGCCGCTCGTCACGACCCCGGCACCCACGTCGGCGACGCCAGGTGCAGCCGGGTGAAGGCCAGCGCCTCCGCGAGGTCCGCCTCCCGCTCGGCCGCGGACATCGCGCGCCGGGTGTTGACCTCCACGACGACGTGCCCGTCGAAGCCGGTGGCGGCGAGCCGCTCCAGCAGGTCGGCGCAGGGCTGCGAGCCGCGGCCCGGCACCAGGTGCTCGTCCTTGTTGGAGCCGTTGCCGTCGGCGAGGTGGATGTGCGCGAGGCGCTCGCCCATCCGGTCGACCATCTCCAGGGCGTCGCTGCGCGAGGTGGCGGTGTGCGAGAGGTCGACGGTGAAGTGCCGGTAGTCGTCCTTGGTCGGGTCCCAGTCCGGCGCGTACGCCAGCATCTCGCGGTCCCGGTAGCGCCACGGGTACATGTTCTCGACGGCGAACCGTACGTCCGTCTCGCTCTCCATCCGCCACACTCCGCGTACGAACTCGCGGGCGTAGTTGCGCTGCCACCGGAAGGGCGGATGGACGACCACCGTCGAGGCCCCGAGCTTCTCCGCGGCGTTCCGTGCGCGCTGCAGCTTCACCCAGGGGTCCGTGGACCACACCCGCTGCGTGATCAGCAGGCACGGTGCGTGCACGGCCAGGATCGGCACCCCGTGATAGTCGGAGAGCCGCCGCAGCGCCTCGATGTCCTGGCTGACCGGGTCGGTCCACACCATGACCTCGACGCCGTCGTAGCCCAGGCGCGCGGCGATCTCGAAGGCCGTCGCCGTCGACTCCGGATACACCGAGGCCGTGGACAGGGCGACCTTCGCATCCGGGATGCGCACCACTGGCTCCGTCACGAGGGACAGGGTACGGGCCGCCGCCGACGGGTGTCGGCCGCGCCCCTACCTCGCGGGCAGGTGGTCGAGGTGGCGCAGGATCACGCCCTCGCGCAGCGCCCACGGGCAGATCTCCAGCGTACGGACGCCGAAGAGGTCCATCCCGGCCTCCGCCACCAGCGCCCCGGCGAGCAACTGCCGCGAGCGGCCCTCGGACACGCCGGGCAGCCCGGCGCGCTCCGTGCCGGTCATCCCCGCGAGCCGCGGCACCCACTCCTCCAGCGCCTTACGGTCCAGCTCACGCTGGGTGTAGAGCCCCTCGGCTGACCGGGCGGCACCGGCGATACGGGCCAGTTGCTTGAAGGTCTTGGAGGTGCCGACCACGTGGTCCGGCGTGCCGAAGCGCGTGAAATCGCTCACCACCCGGGCTATTTCGGCCCGTACGCGCTTGCGCAGCGCCCGGATGTCCTCCGCCTCCGGCGGATCGCCCGGCAGGTCGGCCGCGGTGAGCCGGCCCGCGCCCAGCGGCAGCGACACCGCCGCGTCCGGCTCCTCGTCCAGCCCGTACGCGATCTCCAGCGAGCCGCCGCCGATGTCCAGCACCAGCAGCCGGCCCGCCGACCAGCCGAACCAGCGGCGGGCCGCGAGGAACGTCAGCCGGGCCTCGTCCTCGCCGGACAGCACCCGCAGCTCCACGCCGGTCTCCCGGGCGACCCGGCGCAGCACCTCCTCGCCGTTGGACGCCTCACGGACCGCGGAGGTGGCGAACGGCAGGACGTCCTCGACGCCCTTGTCCTCCGCGACCTCGACCGCCGCCCGTACCGTCGCCACGAGGCGGTCCACGCCCGCGTCGCCGATCGCGCCGTCCTCGTCGAGGAGTTCGGCCAGCCGCAGCTCCGCCTTGTGCGAGTAGGCGGGCAGCGGGCGCGCACCCGGGTGCGCGTCCATCACCAGCAGATGGACCGTGTTCGACCCCACATCGAGGACTCCGAGTCTCATACCGTCGAACCTACTGCGGGCGGCCGGGAACCGACGGCGAGCCCCCGGTCGCGGAGCGACTTCGGCAGCGGCCGGTCACCTTAGGCTGGAGTAGTGGCTAAGACGAACAAGGCGAAGCAGGAAAAAGCCCTGAAGAAGGCGGAAAAGCAGCGCGCCGCGCGGGCGGCGGCGCAGGCGCAGGGGGCTCGGGCCGACGAGGTCGGCGGCCTGGACTTCGCCCGCGCCTGGGTCACCTTCCCCGACCCCGCCGACGACGAGCAGGTCTTCCGCTGCGACCTGACCTGGCTCACCTCCCGCTGGACGTGCATCTTCGGCAGCGGCTGCAAGGGCATCGAGGCGGGCCGCGCGGACGACGGCTGCTGCACGCTCGGCGCGCACTTCTCCGACGAGGAGGACGAGCAGCGGGTCGCGGAGCACGTGGCGCGCCTCACACCGGACCTGTGGCAGTTCCACGACGTCGGCACCTCCACCGGCTGGACCCAGGAGGACGAGGACGGCGACCGCCAGACCCGGCGCTGGAAGGGCTCGTGCATCTTCCAGAACCGCCCCGGCTTCCCGGCCGGCGCGGGCTGCTCGCTGCACATCCTCGCGCTGCGCGAGGGCCGCGAGCCCCTGGAGACCAAGCCGGACGTCTGCTGGCAGCTTCCGGTCCGCCGTACGTACGAGTGGATCGACCGCCCCGACGACACCCGCGTCCTGGAGGTCTCCATCGGCGAGTACGACCGGCGCGGCTGGGGCCCCGGCGGCCACGACCTGCACTGGTGGTGCACGTCGGCGACGTCCGCACACGGCGCGGGCGAGCCGGTGTACGTGTCCTACGGGCCCGAGCTGACCGAGCTGATGGGCAAGGAGGGGTACGACCGGCTCGTGGAGCTGTGCGAGGAGCGGCTGGCGGCGACGCTGCCGATGGCGCCGCACCCGGCGGACCCGAAGTAGGGGCTGCGCGCCCTTGCGGCTGCCGCCCCGCGGACGGGGTTGGCGTACCGCGTCCGACTGTCAGCCCGTAGGCGGGGTGGGGGACGGGCTCGGGCCCGGTGTCGGTTCCTGGGTGGTGGGCGTGGGCGTCGGGGACGGGGTCGGTGTGGGGGGCGTCGGCGGCTCGCCGGTCGGCTCCCGCGTCGGGGTGGCCGGCGCCGTCGGCTCGGGCCGGGGGCCGGGCCCCGTCGGCCTCGGGTGCCCCGGCCAGTGGCCGCCGTTCCCCTGGCCCCATCCCTCCAGCGTCACCGTCGTGCCCCCGGGTGCCAGGGTGACCCGCGCGTTCCAGTAGCCGTCCGGTTCCCGGCCGTGGTCGACGGACACCAGGAGCGTGGTGGACTCCCCCGGCCGCAGCACGCCTGCCGTGGCGCTCAGCCGGAGCCACGGCGCGCCCGTACGCGCCGACCAGTGCACCGGCTCCCCGCCGGACGCGGTGAGGGTGACGGCCGTGACGCCGCCGCGCGGTGCGGCGGTGACGGTCAGCCGTCCGGGGCCGGTGCCGGAACGGTCCGGTTCGCCGGGCCGCAGCAGCGTGCCGTCCGCGCCGACGACCTGCACGGAGACGTCGGGGCCGGCCGGCCAGTTGCTCGTCGACAGCAGGTGCGGCGCGGTGGGCGTGCGCGCGCTGCCCGCGTTCTCGTACGGACGGCCGTCGTACGGGCCGCTGCCCGGGTCGCCGGCCGACACCGACGGGCCCTCGCTCTCGCCGGTCCGGGGCGCGTTCCGGTAGGCGGTCCACAGGGCGAGCACCGGCGCCGCGAGGACGGTGGCGATGACGGTCGTGGTCACGGCGCGGGTGCGCAGCCGGCGCCGGCGGGCCGCCGGGTCCTTGGGCCGGACGGGGAATCCGCGCCGGTCGTAGCGTGGAGAACCGTTTGCGCCACCCGTGCGCCCCGCGCGCCCGGAGCGTACGGAGACGCCCGCGCCCGCCACTCCTTCGGCACGCCCCGAACGCGATCCCCGCGCCGCCGCCATGGCGGTCCGCACGGCCGTACGCGGCGCGGTGACCAACGGCAGCGCGCCGTGGTCGAGGGGCGCGGTGCCCGGCCAGGGCCCGTGCGCGGTGGCCCGCTCGGCCGTACGGCGGCACTCC
Proteins encoded in this region:
- a CDS encoding M1 family metallopeptidase yields the protein MIRRPLRSCGATAALSVALLLSSCTSATRLDGTQGAGSVHDPLFPALGNGGYQVGHYGLALDYDVRGGTLDATADISATAQADLASFQLDLQGMKVHGVRVDGESAEFSRKGHKLTVRPPATVKKGATFRTTVEYDGAPEEMTDADGSTEGWVRTEDGAFVAGQPAGSMTWFPGNNHPGDKAAYDFKITVPDGYTAVANGELRGRKSAEGRTTFEWHSAEPMASYLATATIGKFTVAESRTKSGLPVYTAVDPAEAKESAGPLGKLDEILDWSVKRFGPYPFSSAGAIVDHTPERVDWGALETQTKPVYAGAPDEGTVVHETAHQWFGDSVTPKTWKDIWLNEGFAQYAEWLWEEDKGGRTAQQQFDELYKTAEDDEDDENIWAFPPGDPGTAENVTGQPVYKRGAMVLQQLRKAVGDQDFFAILKDWPAEHRHGNADTQQFIDFCQDRTKVDLTDLFDDWLYGDGKPDWEY
- a CDS encoding nuclear transport factor 2 family protein, whose protein sequence is MTSTDAHVATVATAEAPDASEAPDTAGALDTAAVVDTYLATVADPAATPERIAAHYGERVDWMCADNPAVPWLRPRATRDDVAAHWRELRKHTVAGAGGASVDALVISGPEAVLTGQLWGTVRATGKSFRSPFALRFTVEGGEIVRHHVYEDSLAIAAACTPGE
- a CDS encoding SH3 domain-containing protein, which codes for MTSTPENTAGTAASTTADPSASTVPDGAAVVAEAEAVTEAEGIAVQAMAATAATYPVAPGYRLNVRSGPSSRSSLVRQLPYGARVAIRCQRNGERVSGPYGTNDIWDCIAPGQYVSDTYVRTGSDGFVAPRCAN
- a CDS encoding protein kinase domain-containing protein is translated as MPPLRGSGADPEAERPLYAGRYRLDARLGAGGMGVVHLARSSSGLRLAVKVVHAEFAQDPEFRGRFRQEVAAARRVSGAFTAPVVDADPDADRPWMATLYIPGPTLGDQVKRTGPLAPDEVRRLAAGLAEALRDIHRAGVVHRDLKPGNVLLAADGPKVIDFGISRPSDSEMRTETGKLIGTPPFMAPEQFQRPREVGPAADVFALGSVLVHAATGRGPFDSESPYIVAYQVVHDEADLTGVPEDLAPLIRTCLAKRPSDRPTPDVLMRMLHTEGPVEVHGGVPAGGSVPEEARVPAQRQPARVVSAPAGAGAGADARAADAAADTHVRARRTEAEPVAGAAAGAGPEAEPEPEAGRRAEGKATHSAKSPKGNATPPESTPAPRRRRWAAWAAVAAVLTGAGVFAGVRFLGAEDPPALQTHTAGSTADSAAPAFRPWHTQLVRRPAGHPAEMPFCAYGASALFCVERGLKAARVDGEHGAVTWRRPGGPVRKSDIPPGAPVFSGGLLYVRSPDGKRLEALDPSAAGQGAVRWSKDLSGYDAEVRFVGETILLTAPDGMITALDSATHRERWHHRFPAQPLGQFTAYGDGRTAYAATVSADGTSTVVTAIDPLHGSLRWERRLPGSLTPAGTGASGSLYLTAADPLLVTRTSAVVRYDPATHRVRRLPLDAPVDDAAGVVRGETVYVLATTGGTLQAVGDRRWSVETSVSRGSEPVLDPKDERLYFTGADGRLLAVDTRRGALLGQTPPRLATGRSGYLEKLPAPLPDPRGGRIYAAAPDGSVFAANAENPARW
- the ilvD gene encoding dihydroxy-acid dehydratase — encoded protein: MPELRSRTVTHGRNMAGARALMQASGVAREDFGKPVIAVANSFTEFVPGHTHLQPVGRIVSEAIKEAGGIAREFNTIAVDDGIAMGHGGMLYSLPSRDLIADSVEYMVEAHCADALICISNCDKITPGMLMAAMRLNIPTVFVSGGPMEAGRATLVDGTVRKLDLINAISDAVDENVSDEDILRIEDNACPTCGSCSGMFTANSMNCLTEAIGLSLPGNGSVLATHTARKALYENAGRTVVEITKRYYDQDDATVLPRSVGSRASFENAMALDIAMGGSTNTILHLLAAAQEAGLDYDLEDINAVSRRVPCLAKVAPNVAPGGTYYMEDVHRAGGIPAILGELYRAGLLNEDVHTVHSSSMADWLKTWDVRGGSPSPEAVELWHAAPGCKRSATAFSQSERWDTLDTDAAGGCIRDFAHAYSADGGLAVLKGNLAEDGCVVKTAGVDESIWTFEGPAVVCESQEEAVEKILGKQVKEGDVVVIRYEGPKGGPGMQEMLYPTSFLKGRGLGKACALVTDGRFSGGTSGLSIGHASPEAASGGTIALVEDGDRIRIDIPNRTIELLVPEAELTARREALGGVYAPKKRERKVSQALRAYAAMATSADKGAVRDVTKLG
- a CDS encoding TetR/AcrR family transcriptional regulator, producing the protein MTSGGTGADAGTGGTAPARRRGRPSRTDAEDGPGARERILAAARAEFAARGYEKTSVRGIAKAAAVDPALVHHYYGTKEQVFAAAVEMSFAPALNAPEAVLEGGLDGVGERLTRFVFGVWENPVTREPLLAIVRSALTNDVAAAVFRKLVARQLLRRIAGELAVPDADLRAELAAAQLVGTALLRYVIKLEPLASADPEQIVARVAPVVQQHLTGP